TTCATAAACGTGATTCCAATTCATATTATTCAGAATCCTTCATACTAAGTATCAAGTGGAGTGACTATGTCACCAATTTAGATGTACTTACACGTGCCGAGGTCCCTAGTATGTACACACTGTTGAAGCAGCGAAGACTTTATAAGATTACATTATAATTACATGATTATCTGACAATAAGCTCCATTCCCCGATGGCCTATTGAAAGACGAATGTTTGAACACGTTAATGTTAGGTTTATGACGCTGTTACTTGAAGACATGGCTATTACTTGTTCGTATCTGAGCTGGTACATCTAccatcattttgtacattatatcatttgtacatgatgtatagTCAGTTTTTCTACCTTCAAGTGGCATCTGTTAAAATATTCCTCACAAAAGAAGATGGAGTTTTCACGATTTTTGATATGTTGTCTTTTTCTTCCGCATACGTGTCAACTTCAATTGGCTGAAGGCTCTGACGCGGATTTGGGTTAAGGGTCTTTGTTGAATACGGAGTGGTCGCTTTTTTGTATGTggtatattttctttttgtaaagagggagggagagagaaagagccTAGGTCCTCAAGGGCAGGGGCGCTACTTTCCGTCCGCCACCTTACAGGTTACACAGTTACACTCTGATAgtgttttacatgttgtttaaGACATTTTTGAATGCCTGGAGTGTTTTGGCTCTATTTAAGTCGGTATGTCTGGGTCTAATGTGACTGCCTGTAATGTTATAAAGAAACTAGCTGTGGTCCCTCCTACTTTGCCCTGATGGAGCTACTTGGGTGTTTCCTGATGCAGATGTTGGGCCTTCTGATTGCTTACGGTGTAGCTACTGtttaaccatttttttctttgctaacgtaaataaataaacataatCATGTTCCAGATTGGTAAGTCTCAGTTTTGTTTTATGCACCGTCAGTTTTATGGGAAACTTGTAACATCTGTTCTTCGGTCAATAAACAGAATCACTAAAAAGTTAtgattttattattgtgacacTGGGTATTGCACATGGGTATGAACCTTTAAGTGACGagcatgcaattttttttattaacttaCGTAATCAATAACAAAATGCTGTGGCCCTTTACATGAAAACGTAACCAGTGACACATCAGCCACGTTGAGAAAAACATGAACAAATGTTTCCAATACAAATAGGATTGTGATTTTCTTCCTGTCAAACGGACACAGGGAAAGGAAAGGTACCAAATTAGTTTTTAAAAGTTGATATAAAATCAATACCACACGAATTCTAAATTTTCTATACAAGAACTACAACGTAAAATAGTCTTTCAAGCAGAATGgcaattgacaaaaaaagctaCTCTGTGTATCTATCAGTAACTAAATATCTAATGAttaaaaatgatagaaaaatacatttgagATACAGAACATGAGTCCAACATATAAAACTGTCCTATATCTATAAGAAAGAAGTCATCATTTCTATGACAAAACTTTTCTTAAGTATAAAACCAAGTACAATGTCTATCTACCCCATTAAGGAGGCATTCGTCAAAAGCTGAGAACTGAATATACAGCATTTAAAGACTGCActgttctgtactgtatgtgtcaTTATTCTGCACATCAACGCTGAcaagcgtaagaagtgatgtgctTTTGTGCCCCCTTGAGATAAGGTTCGTATATACGTGCCACAGGGCACTGGCAACCATACCAATAATATTCCTTATCAGGCAAAGAAGCCTTCAGGTCtctccaggcatcagcagatctgtcatacacatataaGAGATATTCTTCATTAACATGCTCGCCACCACTATAACAGGGTAACCATATGTGTAGCTGGTTCTCCAGTACGAAAAGACTGGGAACACAGATATCACGGTTTCCTGGGTTCGACCAGCTTGACAGTTTCTGCCAGTAGTCTGAatctgtgtcgtacaccataGTCTGGGTGAAATGTATatctgtgcagaaaatctctgttcccatggtaACGGCTGTATAAATGTCAAGAACGGGTTCTGGTGACGGGGTCCTATTGCACCAATGGTCATTGCTCGGATCGTAGCAATGCACTTCTGAACATGTGAGGAAATAGAGGTGTGAACTGCAGGCCAGAGCTTCACTGTAGTCCATGTATGAAGATGCTCCAACTTGCAGGtgtgaacactcctgccactggtcTGTGTGCCGGTTGTACTTTCTCATCCACACTGATCCACTGTGTTCCATTACTTCAGCAGCAAGATAGTACAGAATCCCATCAACTTCAACAAGGTGTTCATCGTATTCCAAGTCATTGTCTAGTCTCAGCCACCTAGACACTGAGGACATACCAGCATGTTCCCACACATTCCCCACGTGGTTGTACATAAGCAAAGACAATTGACTGCTATAATTACTCTCTCGATTACGACTCAGAAtgtagatgttgttatcactggtgactgtcaCGTCTGTGATGTGAGGAAGAACTTCAGCCTTGTAGCTGCAGCTGATGTATTTACCTTCTCGAGGGGTCATAAAGAGGAGCTCGTTGGAAGTCAAACTGGAGGGGATAGAATAGAAAGTTAACTGTCATTAAACTGTAATGCATTACTAAACTCATACCTTTACTCAGGAATGAGACTGAGGAATGAGAGGAAATCTCAGCTTGCACAACTGTCGTCTTTCAAATCGAGCCGCAGAGAAATGGGATTTAATATGAGTTGGGAGTAGGTACACACATGTTCATATGACTGAGactgtaaaaaaatgaaaattactaTTGCAGCAACTAAAAATGTGGAATAACCTTATCCAAGGAATGTAGGCCTAGAGAGTCAAACAAAGAATAAGTATATACTAACTTCCTATGATACAGCAGAACCATTTCTTTAGTCATCCCAAGCCTTGGCTTCAGGTTGGGTTTCCCTTTTTGCACCACATGCCTGATGACCTCAGAAATCCCATGATTCTCCCTAACCAGGGGGTGTcccaagatggctgccatgttgtctgaggtcagcaggttgaagcggatgtgagggaggatgctgggtaggtggcgGAGTCTGAAGGGTACAAGGTAGGGGTGGGTTCAGCTGATTTCTTAGTAAAGCAACAGTGTCTTTAACAAACGTGTTTTATTATCATTcatgtgttttcttttcatgttaAAGCCACAATAATCAGCTATAGATCACTGAAACCCACCTGTCTttcctgctgtgctgcacccatctcaccacagcctcccacactgttgtctcctctttaacatccagctcatcatgGCTTATGATCTCGGTCAGCTCATTCACACCCAGGCTGCAGAACTCTTCGCTCGAGGCAACCTGTGgaggtacaaaatacatgacgTGTGTGGCTTCATCTTGTTCGGACATACAAGAACGAACATGTGTATATGGCAACTTATATATGCTGATAAAAAATACAaccaaatactgtacatgtactaacactTGTACAGACAGTACAACCGCAGATTGGCGTAAAACACCAGCTTCTCGGGAATGCCACAAAGCAGCAGTTGGCAATTTTATACTGGTGAATACTCAGTAACCCTAATTCATTTTTCggccttacatgtatattaattgAAGTGTGCGCAatataaatacaaaatggaatTTCTGTTTGTAATATCTGCCTAACCTGGTCTGAAGACTAACCTCTGTAAAGAGCCTGGCCTTCCACTTCAGACAACTCTTCATGACAATATCCACAGaaaagacatcagcaaacttgtacaggtccacacaggtggagcgctccacattcatggccatgtagctgctgcaggtatCTCTCatatagtccagttggaggaggtcggctgcttggtacaggggctgcactgtGTCCATGGACACATGGAGAGTTCCTGAGTAGATGTAACTTAAGATCTCCCCAAACATGTCTTCAGCCAAACCCTGCAAAACAATAGTGTAATGCAACAGTGTGCAAACATTTAACATATCTGGGTCTTAGAAAGCAGGGAAACATATTACAAATTTCTTAGTAATATGTTTCTGGTGTATAAGTGTGTATtttaaaattgaaaatacatgCTCATAATGATAATATGTGGCCCGTAAACACATTATCAtagcagcacgtttgactcagggcCCAGAGGTCCAGGGCTCGAAACCTGTCGTGTCACTGATCTTGAGCTATTAGgatatgactttcctcactttactgaAATGAAAACGAGCACCTAGCCTCAGCTAGTGCCATAGTGTTTTGAGGTGAGCCATAGAGCCCACGTGCCTTTCAGAAAGTGTAGGGGTATgccccggtgtgcgatggtaCACATCCTTCTGTCTGAAC
The sequence above is drawn from the Branchiostoma floridae strain S238N-H82 chromosome 17, Bfl_VNyyK, whole genome shotgun sequence genome and encodes:
- the LOC118404670 gene encoding kelch-like protein 12; this encodes MAAASQETHASAVRPRSYQDESYLHGFLGTVGDLQKDGVLQDVFLEVEGRRFPCHRLVLSAASPYFRAMFTSDMAESRQKTVVLQGLAEDMFGEILSYIYSGTLHVSMDTVQPLYQAADLLQLDYMRDTCSSYMAMNVERSTCVDLYKFADVFSVDIVMKSCLKWKARLFTEVASSEEFCSLGVNELTEIISHDELDVKEETTVWEAVVRWVQHSRKDRLRHLPSILPHIRFNLLTSDNMAAILGHPLVRENHGISEVIRHVVQKGKPNLKPRLGMTKEMVLLYHRNLTSNELLFMTPREGKYISCSYKAEVLPHITDVTVTSDNNIYILSRNRESNYSSQLSLLMYNHVGNVWEHAGMSSVSRWLRLDNDLEYDEHLVEVDGILYYLAAEVMEHSGSVWMRKYNRHTDQWQECSHLQVGASSYMDYSEALACSSHLYFLTCSEVHCYDPSNDHWCNRTPSPEPVLDIYTAVTMGTEIFCTDIHFTQTMVYDTDSDYWQKLSSWSNPGNRDICVPSLFVLENQLHIWLPCYSGGEHVNEEYLLYVYDRSADAWRDLKASLPDKEYYWYGCQCPVARIYEPYLKGAQKHITSYACQR